The genomic stretch TTCCTTCTGGGCTTCTAAAGAGAATTCAAGATGGCTCTCTAACACTTAGGTTAGTATATGATAAACATCCCCACTTTCCTAGAGTCAGAACTTTCAAATTATACAAATAATAAAGATTGATCAATACAATTTACTCATCTTTATCCTTTGTTTTGTTAGATACGGTAACAACCCAAATATCTGCAGCGATGGCAACTCTTGTCAGATTCTAGAAAAGAAGAAAAGCTCTATGGTTGCCATCTATGTTACTGTTCCAATAGTTGCACTGATGGTGATTGTGCTTTTAGTAGTACTGCTCATGTGCATGCGGAGAAAGCAACGTGAGAGACTATGCAAAATACAAATTTGTACTCACCAATGCCAGTATGAAGTGCTTACTAACACTAGGTTGGGTGATTGGTTTCTAAAGGAGCGACAAGCAAACATTTGATGCCGCGGAACAGGAGGAGTAGCATGCCCACATCGCTGCAGGTCAACAATCGCCGGTTCACATACAACGAATTAGTGGTCGTAACGAGCGGTTTCCAGCGAGTGATTGGCCAGGGAGGTTTTGGGAAAGTCTACGATGGCTTCTTGGAAGATGGCACCCAAGTGGCTGTGAAACTGCGGTCTGAATCTTCAGATCAAGGTGTAGCCGAATTCTTGGCAGAGGTGTGATATACTTAATACTTAAGTGTCACTGATTCCCTAACGAacaagtttctggatccattttGATAATGCAGTGATCTTGTTGGGTAAGTGCAGGCTCAGATCTTGGCTAAGATCCATCATAAGAATCTTGTCTCCTTGATTGGCTACTGCAAGGACAGGGAGTACATGGCTCTTGTATATGAGTACATGTATGAAGGAGCCCTACATGAACATCTTAGAggtatgcaaagtactcaaatagTCGAACTTCATGAATATTTAATTTATATATGTAGAGGTAGGAACCAACTGACAATAAAATGAGAGCATGCTTTTCATATGATGATATTTGTAGCGAGAGAAAACACTTTAAGGTGTTTAACCTGGACGCAAAGACTCCGTATAGCGTTGGAATCCGCGCAAGGTTAGTTTTTGAATCATGTTGTAACATAATCACATATTGAGAAGGGGATGTGGTCGAGAATATGATGTCGATGCATGCAGGGCTTGAGTATCTACACAAGGGGTGCAGCCCACCCCTTATTCACAGGGATGTGAAGACGTCTAACATCCTGCTGAATGCAAACTTGGAGGCGAAGATTGCCGATTTTGGCCTACTCAAGGCTTTCAGTAGTAACTATGATACCCATGTGTCCACAGGAAGGGTGGTTGGAACTCCTGGTTACCTTGCCCCAGAGTAAGTGTATTGCTTTAACCAAAGTTTTAAATAGTGGGCTAGCTATTTCGAGGCATCTTTTTTCAGCCGACACAAAAGCTACAACAAACACGACTTCATGCTCCACCGGAGCCATCGTGTGTAGCACCTGCTGACGGCAGGCATGCCTCCACTGAAACGTTGTGTAGCACCTGCCGGAAACAAGCTCGACTTGACGCCTTCGACATAAACACCGCACTTAGCACCTGTCGAGGTGTGGAGGGTGCATCATGTACCACCGCCGGTCTCTAAAGGCGGACGTGAGGCACgacagtagactagggttttatatTTCTAGTTTTTTCGCCCCTATGTAAATTACTTCGTATCAAGTAAAATTatcaccaattttttttttttttttgcgacagGCCGCTGGGTCTACCCCGCACCCAAATAGACATATCAGCCAAAGCGGCCAATTTCGTGTCCAAGGCCCGATCCAAAAAGGCACCAACGGATGTTTTTGTTGTCCGTTTTGCTTTGGATCGCTGGTGATGCCCTAACATCAAAGATCCAGGGCTGCTGACCCAAGTGTTGAACTCCTGTGCCGCCAAAGGGTGTCGTCGAGGGAAGCAGATCATTGCCAGACCACCGCCGCGTGTTGGCTGCTGACTACCGAGTTGCCACGGAGTAGCAGCCGCTTACAACCAACACTATCCCTCAGTAAGCCATTGCAGTCTATGCTCTATAGGCTCGTTGGCCTGAAAAAACTTACCGCCAAAATGCCGGCAACAGCTCATGCCAGATTGGCGACCTCCCCACAGAAAGTAGAAGTGGAAGCCGCCACTCCACCCTATCTCGCCGAGCAGGAAGAGACATGCTGACACTGCTGCATTTGGTGGATGGCCAAGGACCGCCAACCATGTGAGGTTCTTTCCCTAGATCTCACTCCTTTGGGGAGTTGCTCGCATAAGGGGACAACCCGCCACCGCTGTTTGCCACTGGGCTTAGCATGCCGGTTTTGTCCGGCAGCAACGGCGCGGTTGGCATAGCAGGGGAGGGGGTGGTGGCGGGGTGGGCTAGGGCTACTGATTTAGGTACATCTGTCATCTGTGATTAGGAAATCCCCATGTCCATGGGGcaaaatggttttatgtcaattTTCTCCACATTCATACAAACTTCGTTTCCAATGAAGATGTTTTTAAAAAGTCAAGCTGCATGATTGCTGAAATTTTGACACTAGACCTTCTAATGCCTTTCTATGCTTTTATAGGTACCAAGCTACACACCAACTCACCAATAAGACTGATGTGTTCAGCTATGGCGTAGTACTACTAGAGATAGTCACAGGGCAACCACACATACCGAATGACCCTGAGCCGACGGGCATCGTCCTGTGGGTGAGGCGGCGCCTCGTCAGTGGTAACATCGAGGGCATTGTTGATGCACGCATGTGCGGCGATCACGACGTCAACAGCGTCTGGAAAGTTACAGACACCGCGCTCAAGTGCACCTCCCAAACTCCTGAGGAGCGACCCTCCATGACCGACGTGGTAGCGCTGCTCAAGGAGTGCCTTGAGCTCGAAGCTGCGCGCGTCGTCTCTAATGCAGGGTATTACACGGCCGAAAGCGGTGTCAGCCCGAACAGCAGCATCATTTGAGTTGGAGCATTTGGACAGGGTGCCAACATCGTCTACTAGTCCAGCTGTAACGTGAGGAGATTGGACGGAACTGAAAATGTCCCTTTGTACTCAGATTCTCAGAATAGTAGTaataagaatgtgagatatccagATTTTTTGCAATTTTGAACATGGCTTAATGAGGATGAAGATTCCCAGTAGTTCAATGAACTCTGCAGCATCACTGTTTATTACCACTTCGATTCGAATGATGTGGGCGCGGGCGTGTTCACTGTGAAAGTGCGATTTAGCTGAAAATACAACAAGATACTCATTCACTGTGAAATAGAAAATTTCCGGTTGCTTGATTCAATGCTGATTTCGCCTTATTTGTAGGTGGTGCTTTTCCTGACTGTTTGTGGGTGGTGGTTTTCCTGAGTGATTATAGTGGAATATTGCCCCTTGGCAAAACTGGTTCGTAATCCATGAAAGTCAGAAGAACGGAGGACCTCAATCGACCAGTTCGTGCGCCCCTTTCAACATAAAAAATGGCCATGAGACCAGTTCGAAGGCAATGTCAACTCTTCGCCCAGTCCCAGCTCATATTTTTTAGTTTTGTTGAGCCGATCAAAAGTCGTGTGGGGCAAGTACGGCAGTAGCAGGCAAAGAGGCGACGATCGTACCTCGCCGTACCTGGTGCCCGCGGCGGACGTTAAGCTCAGACGCACGCCGCTGAAAATATCCTTAGATTAAGGCTACCCAGGTTGTCTTTCTTTTATAAGttgatgaaggtgcgcatgtcaaACAAACATATCCTTGCGTGTGCAATGAAGCAATTAACACGGGGACCAATGTCGGCCACGCCGTGGCTGCTGCTTCTCTGTCTCGCTGGCGCCGCCGGTGGAGGCGTGCTGCAAGTTCGCGCCCAGCCTGACAACAAAGGTATGCGTTCGCACCTAATCACCAAGGCGATCAAACGTAATTGAATCGATCGATCATGTGATTCATGTGCCGTTTGCGCTGCAGGATTCATAACCATAGACTGCGGCCTCGAGGGGGAGTCGGGCTACGAGGGCGAGACAACCAAGCTCTCCTACGCCCCGGACAACGGCGAGTTTACCGACGACGCCGGCACCTGCCACAACATCTCGGCCGAGAATATCACGCCGTCGATGGGCACGACCTGGTACAACGTGCGCAGCTTCCCCGCCGGCGCCCGGAACTGCTACACGCTCCGCTCCCTCGTGCCCGGGCTCAAGTACCTCGTCCGCGCCAGTTTCATGTACGGCAACTACGACGGCCTCAACCGGCTGCCTATCTTCGACCTCCACATCGGCGTCAACTACTGGCACACGGTAAACATCTCAAGTCCAGAAGCGGCGAAGAACGTGGAGGCCATCCTGGTGGTGCCGGACGACTTCGTGCAGGTCTGCCTGATCAACACCGGCGCCGGGACGCCATTCATCTCTGGGCTGGATCTGAGGCCGCTCAAAAACACGATCTATCCGCAGGCGACCAAGGCGCAGGGGCTTGTTCTGTTAGCCAGGTTCAACTTCGGCCCGACcgacaaatatgatgtcatcaggTGAGCAGAACATCACAAGATTATCCCTCTACTATCACCTCTTTTCTCTCTCCAAAAGGTCTTTTTTggataaaggatgttttattacttttTGATAagtaattacatccagcctctgcataaccaggatgcacacagccgtttatgagtcTTAAGTCCAAAAAAATGTCAAACTAAAAAAgaaactaggcggaatacatatcggaacgatgaatcatataacgcctaaggtgtgggtggagcttcaatccgtagactatgctgccacccatgtagggaaaaagtatccctcgccgtagcctccaaccgtatacagacctccgtaaataggtctcggttctccatgcgctgaagaggtaaccacaaacggagaatacatgtacatctgtagatgacctgcaacaaagagcaatttttatcattaaaaatcttgtcatttctactcagccaacgcgcccagataactgctagcgcccccaccctaagaagcaacttgaaccttaaatctataccatgaagccaattgccaaagacattggccacactagtcggaggatataaggtagatgctacttggatgacagatcaaatagatctcgcgaactggcactggaagaaaaggtgtttaatagtttcatcatgatgacaaaaaacacatcgctTACTTCGGTGCCAattacgcttaacaagattgtctttggtgaggatgacacctcgacgaagataccatccaaatattttttatttttaatggtatattcatcttccaaattttcttattattatcaactggtaaatcataATGAAGTATGAtgttgtataaagatttgaccgagaaagagccatctacatgtaaattccacctaaattcatctggTTCAGGTGATAGATTAATATCCCCCAGCCTTTGAATTAAGGCATTCCACGCCAATAGCctttgtcctagcaaaactcgCCTGAACGTCATATTCGGtggagaggtagccattactgtagcaatggtatctcctttgcgatgaacgatactatacaacgcaagatactgttcacttaggggtgcattgtctaaccaagcatcttcccagaaccgtatctgtgctccattcttaattgagaaagttcgatggcgaaaaaagacattttttgtcgccattaggccagcccagaagtgagaatccccaggttttcaaaccacttgggataacgtcttggagcagatatattttctccgaagcatagtttgccaaatcttatcctcggtaaggagcttaaaaagccatttacccagtagagctgaattcttgacctccaggttatGAACTCCAAGctcgccttgatctttgggactacaaactatactccatttaaccagtcgatatttctttttctcgctgtccccttgccaaaagaatctggatcgataataatcgagtttatgcagaattccttttggcaatAGAAAGAAAGattacatatacagtaccatatttgtcagtaccgaattaatgagtaccaatcttcctcccagggacagcaatttacctttccaactactaagacgcttctgtaatctttcttccactattttccattcagcaatcgtaagtctccgataatgaatcgaaatacccaaatagcgaataggaaattggccttgcccacaaccaaacaactctgtataaagAGCTGTATCATCTTGGGCATCAACGAaatagaacaattcacttttatggaaattgattttcaatcccgacaactgcttaaaaaccgccaaaattaattttaggttgtgagctttttcgagatcgtgatccataaacagaattgtattgtcagaatattgaaggatagataaaccaccatcaaccagatgtggaatcacaccttcaatctgaccatcagacttggcccgctctatgagtatagtcagcatatccgccacaatgttgaataacattggtgataacggatccccttagcgtaacccttttcgtgtttggaaataatggccggtgtcatcattaacccgaattgccacactacctccatacacgaaatcatttattaaagcgctccattcaggagaaaaacctttcatcctgagtgcctgttgaaggaaagaccacttgaccttgtcataagccttttcgaaatctaattttaaaataaccccatttaatttcttagtatgcatctcatgtaccgtctcatgcaaaaccgccactccatcaaggatatttcttccttgcatgaaagcggtttgtgatggctgaacgacatgatccgcaaccgtattaagtctaatggtggccactttcgtgaaaatcttgaaacttacgtttaaaaggcaaataggtctatattgttgaatcctttctgcctcattaactttcggtaacaagattacttcaccaaaatttagacgaaataattctagttgtcctatATGCAGAGCActcgaacaaatctagaagatccgctttaatagtatcccagaaagtttgataaaactccgctggaaaaccatcgggacccggtgctttgttgcattccatttggaaaatagccttctgcacttcttcctcagaataaggtgcAGTTAGTAAGCCATTTTCTTCTAaaaaaacttggggtatatcagctGTTAAGTCCTCATTTAGAGAAAATAAACTTtcatccggaggaccaaacaagcctttataataattagtaatgtaagatttgagttgctcatggccttcaattaacccttcatcttgagtaagagagtgaatacgttttttccgatgtctcccattggctatgccatggaaatatcgtgtatttgagtctccttccaaaatgaattgggctttggaacgttgataccatttgagttcctcttcgcgaaggAGACTCACCATCTGCGCATTGGACTGATtcttaagttcaatctcatgcgGAGACAACGGTCTTACCTCAGCAACCGCCTCTAGCTCATCAATCAAagttgataagcgagccttctctttctTAAGAATGTCAGTCATATGGGCAGCTCAACCAGAGAGATGTCTGCGCATTGCacacatcttattattccatctcaagatTGGAGTGCTACCACGAACTGGCCTTTCCCAAACCGTCTTAGCCATCTCATGGAACCCTTCTCTCTGTAGctagccaagttcaaatttgaaagaccgcTTACAAACAGGTCGTGGATTTCCAGTAGTTAGGAGGAtgggagcatggtcagacaatttttcaatacgttctagtgcacggatagacaccatagggtatttatctttccattcggtatccatcaacacgcgatctagcttttcgtatgtgggttcaggcaagctgttggcccaagtaaactgtcgaccggacataaacacctctcttaaatcaaggctatcaatgacagcattaaacaagaaaggccaatgtccatcaaaaaGATCTTTACTTTTTTCATGAGGAAATCTTAGTAAATTAAATCTCCACCGATCAAAATCGGGTagggattatctttagtaagatttaccaactcacgtaaaaagtcatccTTAAAAGCGTCTTGGGCGGCACCATAGTGAATGGATGGAGTACTATCCTCAAAAGGGAACGAAAGTCTGAATAAACGGATTACAACCTTCACTCATGTCTATATTGTGTCTGTGGCACGAGCATTTTTATACTAACCAGAAACGGTATTGATTTGATCAGGTATCCCCATGATCCACACGACAGATTCTGGTTCCCTTGGGTAAACTCAGTACTATGGAGAGAGATGTCAACGATGAGGAAGGTGCATAACATGAACCCAGATTTCTTTGAGGCCCCGCCCGCGGTGTTGCGGACAGCGATCAGCCCACGGAATGACATACAAATACAATTCTCCTGGGAGCCCCAGCCCCAGCCCAACGACCCGTCGCCAGCATATTTCATCATCATGCACTTCACTGAGCTACAGCTCCTCCCAGCCAATGCTACGCGCGAGTTCTACATCAACCTCAACGGCGATTTGTGGGACCGAGACGCTGTCACGCCAGCGTACCTCTATAGCGGCGTTTACTACAATACCTTCGCCTCCCGGAAGAGccagtacaacatcacaatcaatgCCACTGCCAACTCGACGCTACCACCGATCATCAACGCTGTTGAGGTGTTCTCCGTCATCCCGACCACCAACATTGCCACGGACTCCGAGGATGGTAGGCATATGGACAGTTGGACATACACAAATTATGTAGATAGACAAGAAAACAAGCACACACTTAAATATTTGTCTATTTATAGGTAGCTCGAATTTCAATTTACAGACCCCACTAACATTTCTAAACCTTCAGGTCAACATTCAACCAACATCTCATCTCAAATCACTCCAAATATAGCCTACTAACAAAAATTGCACAACCATTTTACTAAACTTGCATGCCTTCAAAGAGTGCATGTTTCTGAAAAGACTAAGTTAACTATATAATAATTAGCATAAGTCGTTGAAAAATTGAGTGCTACTAACTGCAGTGGCCGCTATCATGGCGATCAAGGAGAAGTATCAGGTGCGTAGAAACTGGATGGGTGACCCTTGCGGTCCTGGGACTGTTATGGTGTGGGACACTTTGACATGTAACTACACCATTGCAGGGCCTCCAAGGATTAGAAGAGTGTAAGAATTTCAATTATGTACGAGCATTATGTTACTAAACTTGGCATATCAAATGGAGAAGAGGGTGTGAGATTGCTACTATGGAGTGAAACTGACCATTGAATACTTGCTCTATGTAGAGACCTATCCTCCAGTGGTCTGAACGGTGATATATCATATTCTTTCGCCGATCTTAAAGCTGTCCAATACTTGTATGTCTTGAGTTATGGATCAATTTTAACGTATATTATTgtagtttttcctgaaagtttgaTAAGAAAATGTGCCATAACTCGCAGAAATCTATCAACCAATAACTTGGTAGGCTCAATTCCAGATGCTCTTTCACAATTAAGTTCGCTGACAGTTCTGTAAGCTGGACAACCTTAATGAAAATATATTCATTCCCATGTTATATTAAGTCATGTTAATAGGGGTACTATTTTTTTCTACAGAGATTTGTCCGGCAACCAACTTAGTGGATCTATCCCCTCTGGACTTCTCAGGAGAATCCAGGATGGTTCTCTGAATCTAAGGTGTTCTTCTTTCGTTTAATTCTGGTCTAATCTAACATGATATTTCATGAATTTAATTCACTATTTTTTTCTACATATTATTTTAGATATGACAACAATCGAGACATTTGCACCAACAACAATTCATGTAAGCCCATTAAAACAAAGAGCAGGTTGGCCATGTACATTGCTATACCTGCAGTTGTGATAGTGTTGATAGCAGTGGTAGCACTAATCTTTCGCTTTATAAGACGAAAGAAACAAGGTAAGGTATCGGTAAGAAACAAACGACCGATCGTTTTATGGATCAGTAAGCCCTGCTAATTCTAGTTGTGCCATTTTTACCTATGAAGGATCATTAAACAGCTCTGTGAAGCCCCAGAACAATAAAATGACGAGCTATGCACCAGGAAACGATGTCTAC from Lolium rigidum isolate FL_2022 chromosome 4, APGP_CSIRO_Lrig_0.1, whole genome shotgun sequence encodes the following:
- the LOC124649820 gene encoding putative leucine-rich repeat receptor-like protein kinase At2g19210; translated protein: MSATPWLLLLCLAGAAGGGVLQVRAQPDNKGFITIDCGLEGESGYEGETTKLSYAPDNGEFTDDAGTCHNISAENITPSMGTTWYNVRSFPAGARNCYTLRSLVPGLKYLVRASFMYGNYDGLNRLPIFDLHIGVNYWHTVNISSPEAAKNVEAILVVPDDFVQVCLINTGAGTPFISGLDLRPLKNTIYPQATKAQGLVLLARFNFGPTDKYDVIRYPHDPHDRFWFPWVNSVLWREMSTMRKVHNMNPDFFEAPPAVLRTAISPRNDIQIQFSWEPQPQPNDPSPAYFIIMHFTELQLLPANATREFYINLNGDLWDRDAVTPAYLYSGVYYNTFASRKSQYNITINATANSTLPPIINAVEVFSVIPTTNIATDSEDVAAIMAIKEKYQVRRNWMGDPCGPGTVMVWDTLTCNYTIAGPPRIRRVDLSSSGLNGDISYSFADLKAVQYLNLSTNNLVGSIPDALSQLSSLTVLDLSGNQLSGSIPSGLLRRIQDGSLNLRYDNNRDICTNNNSCKPIKTKSRLAMYIAIPAVVIVLIAVVALIFRFIRRKKQGKVSVRNKRSVKPQNNKMTSYAPGNDVYTDNSLQLENRRFTYEELEMITNNFEKVLGQGGFAKVYNGFLEDGSQVAVKLLSNSSIEGVSEFLAEAQILTRIHHKNLVSLIGYCKDGDCMALVYEYMSEGTLQEHIEGRKYHGGCLPWKQRLRIALESAHGLEYLHKGCNPPLIHRDVKATNILLNTMMEAKISDFGLSKAFKGGSQHVSTEKVVGTPGYVDPEYHATMQLTAKSDIYSFGVVLLELVTGKPAILREPEAAPIGIIQWARQRMARGNIESVVDARMGGIYDVNSVWKVVEIALKCSAYASIQRPTMTNVVVQLQECIELEEGPADEDVNSSFYTGDRSDNPNLSYDEYVSDQSTNMSQSKISFPMKHDVKGVAAMPTGPTAR